Proteins encoded within one genomic window of Candidatus Caldatribacterium sp.:
- a CDS encoding manganese efflux pump, producing the protein MKTLELFLLAFGLGLDAFSVAVAFGMCQRVCPLGAKLRLSVSFGTFQFLMPLLGFFAGREIAQFIASFDHFVVLGILLFVGVRMILEGLSRDDSKTFPDLSRGLLLLFASVATSLDALAVGFSFALLRDTVLFEALTIGIFAFTMTYFGVSFGHRMRAKTLFAKPEIFGGIVLILIGFKTFLEHL; encoded by the coding sequence ATGAAAACTCTGGAACTCTTTCTCCTTGCCTTTGGACTCGGACTCGATGCCTTCTCAGTAGCGGTGGCCTTTGGCATGTGCCAGAGGGTGTGCCCCTTAGGGGCTAAACTTCGACTTTCGGTTTCTTTTGGGACCTTTCAGTTCCTCATGCCTCTTCTCGGCTTTTTTGCAGGAAGAGAAATAGCCCAATTCATCGCATCTTTCGACCACTTCGTGGTTCTGGGGATTCTCCTTTTTGTTGGAGTACGAATGATTCTTGAGGGACTTTCTCGCGACGATTCGAAAACCTTTCCAGACCTTAGCCGAGGGCTTTTGCTCCTTTTTGCCTCCGTTGCCACAAGCCTTGACGCCCTGGCAGTAGGGTTTTCCTTTGCCCTTCTCAGGGACACGGTTCTCTTTGAAGCCTTGACCATCGGGATTTTCGCCTTCACAATGACCTATTTTGGAGTCTCCTTTGGACACCGGATGCGTGCAAAAACTCTTTTTGCGAAACCGGAAATCTTTGGGGGAATAGTCCTCATCCTCATTGGGTTTAAAACGTTTCTCGAGCACCTATAG